The Populus nigra chromosome 19, ddPopNigr1.1, whole genome shotgun sequence genome includes a window with the following:
- the LOC133679459 gene encoding histone deacetylase 8, which translates to MAAACSNKIIDVFWHEGMLNHETRKGVFDSGTDPGFLDVLEKHPENSDRIKNMVSILQKGPISPYISWQHGRPAQVPELLSFHAPEYIDELVEADKQGGKMICAGTFLNPGSWDAALLAAGTTLSAMKHILDGHGKLAYALVRPPGHHAQPKQADGYCFLNNAGLAVQLALDSGCKKVTVIDIDVHYGNGTAEGFYRTDKVLTVSLHMNHGSWGPSHPQNGSVGELGEGEGFGYNLNIPLPNGTGDRGYGYAMKELVVPAVHKFEPDMIVFVVGQDSSAFDPNGRQCLTMDGYREIGRIVHSLANKHSGGKILIVQEGGYHITYSAYCLHAILEGVLDLPQPLLCDPIAYYPEDEAFAVKFVEATRKYHKEMVPFLKGT; encoded by the exons ATGGCTGCTGCTTGCTCAAACAAGATCATAGACGTGTTCTGGCACGAGGGCATGCTAAACCATGAAACCAGAAAGGGAGTTTTTGACTCAGGAACTGATCCTGGGTTCCTAGACGTGTTAGAGAAGCACCCAGAGAACTCAGACAGGATCAAGAACATGGTTTCTATACTTCAGAAAGGTCCCATCTCTCCATACATTTCTTGGCAACATGGAAGACCTGCTCAAGTCCCTGAATTGCTCTCTTTTCACGCCCCAG AGTACATAGATGAACTAGTTGAAGCAGATAAACAAGGAGGGAAGATGATTTGTGCCGGAACTTTCTTAAATCCTGGCTCATGGGATGCTGCACTTCTTGCTGCTGGCACTACACTATCAGCGATGAAGCATATTCTTGACGGGCATGGAAAGCTTGCTTATGCATTGGTTAGGCCGCCTGGTCACCATGCTCAACCTAAACAAGCAGATGGGTATTGCTTCCTTAACAATGCTGGTCTTGCGGTTCAATTGGCCTTAGATTCAGGGTGCAAAAAGGTTACAGTTATTGACATTGATGTTCATTATGGAAATGGAACAGCGGAGGGATTCTACCGGACAGATAAAGTACTTACCGTATCCCTTCATATGAACCATGGTTCATGGGGTCCATCTCACCCACAGAATGGATCTGTTGGTGAGCTAGGTGAAGGAGAGGGTTTTGGCTACAATTTGAACATACCTCTTCCTAATGGGACAGGCGATAGGGGATATGGGTATGCCATGAAGGAGTTAGTTGTCCCAGCTGTTCACAAATTTGAACCTGATATGATAGTTTTTGTTGTTGGCCAAGATTCAAGTGCT TTTGATCCAAATGGAAGGCAATGCTTGACAATGGATGGCTATAGAGAGATTGGACGGATAGTTCATAGTCTGGCAAATAAACACAGTGGTGGGAAGATTCTTATCGTCCAAGAAGGAGGATACCACATCACGTACTCAGCTTACTGTCTTCATGCAATACTTGAAGGTGTGCTTGACCTTCCCCAGCCTCTGTTATGTGATCCCATTGCATATTACCCAGAGGACGAGGCTTTTGCCGTGAAATTTGTTGAAGCCACCAGAAAGTACCATAAAGAAATGGTTCCGTTTTTAAAAGGAACATGA